Proteins from a single region of Flavobacterium sp. YJ01:
- a CDS encoding stage II sporulation protein M, with the protein MREIAFIKQNKEKWLEFELAIFGKAKKNPDELANLYIQMMNDLSYAQTYYPKSKTVVYLNHLASQIYQKIYKTKRTDRNQIVEFFKIEVPLLVYEYRRYLLYAFSLFFITVGIGVLSARYDQDFVRLIMGDEYVNMSLANIKKGNPMAVYGSGSNWGSFIGITVNNLHVGAKCYFYGIIAGLGTFYIFLQNCIMLGSFQYFFYEHGVFWKSVRGIWIHGSMEIFAIVIETATGFILGASILFPKTFSRLNSFKIGFKNSFKIFLSTFPFTISAGFLEGFITRYSLDMPIWLSIFIILATLSIISFYYLIYPFIVHKKIHSLTAKNL; encoded by the coding sequence ATGAGAGAAATCGCCTTTATAAAACAAAACAAAGAAAAATGGCTCGAATTTGAGCTGGCAATTTTTGGTAAAGCTAAAAAAAATCCTGATGAATTAGCTAATTTGTACATTCAAATGATGAATGATTTATCTTATGCCCAAACGTATTATCCTAAAAGTAAAACGGTTGTCTATTTAAATCATCTTGCTTCACAGATTTATCAAAAGATTTACAAAACCAAGCGTACGGATAGAAATCAAATTGTTGAGTTTTTTAAAATTGAAGTTCCTTTGCTGGTTTACGAATACAGAAGGTATTTATTATATGCTTTTTCTCTATTTTTTATAACTGTGGGCATTGGTGTTCTTTCGGCTCGATACGATCAAGATTTTGTTAGGCTTATTATGGGCGACGAATATGTAAATATGTCTTTGGCAAATATTAAAAAAGGTAATCCAATGGCTGTTTACGGTTCTGGAAGCAATTGGGGAAGTTTTATTGGCATTACGGTCAACAACTTGCACGTAGGCGCAAAATGCTATTTCTATGGCATAATTGCCGGACTTGGCACTTTTTACATTTTTTTGCAAAACTGTATTATGCTGGGTTCTTTTCAATACTTTTTTTACGAACATGGCGTATTTTGGAAAAGTGTAAGAGGAATTTGGATTCATGGTTCTATGGAAATTTTTGCCATTGTAATTGAAACTGCAACTGGATTTATTTTGGGAGCTTCGATTCTTTTTCCGAAAACTTTTTCTCGTTTAAATTCCTTCAAAATCGGATTTAAAAACAGTTTCAAAATATTCTTGAGTACTTTTCCTTTTACAATAAGCGCAGGATTTCTAGAAGGTTTTATCACAAGATATTCTCTTGATATGCCAATTTGGTTAAGCATTTTTATTATTTTGGCTACTTTAAGTATTATTTCATTTTATTACTTGATTTACCCTTTTATCGTGCACAAAAAAATACATTCTTTAACAGCCAAAAATCTTTAA
- a CDS encoding trimeric intracellular cation channel family protein, producing MFHLLDIIGTMAFAMSGALTAMHKKLDPFGVFIIAFVTAVGGGTLRDVLIGRTPVGWMRDMQYVYVIILGFFLAIIFRKRFDKLRTSLFLFDTIGLGVFTLIGLERGILTGLHPAICIALGTMTACFGGVIRDILCNEIPNVFREEIYATICILGGIVFFGLRRLNLDDDILYLVTSLIIIIIRLMAVKYKWHLKAFDHK from the coding sequence ATGTTTCATTTACTAGATATTATTGGGACAATGGCTTTTGCTATGTCGGGAGCTTTAACAGCAATGCATAAAAAACTAGATCCTTTTGGGGTTTTTATTATTGCTTTTGTAACGGCTGTAGGAGGAGGGACCCTTCGTGATGTTCTTATCGGAAGAACTCCAGTTGGCTGGATGCGAGATATGCAATACGTATATGTAATTATTTTAGGTTTTTTTCTTGCCATTATTTTTAGAAAAAGATTTGACAAACTTCGAACTTCTCTATTTTTATTTGATACGATCGGACTTGGCGTTTTTACTTTAATTGGTCTTGAAAGAGGAATTTTAACTGGACTTCATCCCGCAATTTGCATTGCTTTAGGAACAATGACTGCATGTTTTGGTGGCGTAATTCGTGATATTTTATGTAATGAGATTCCGAATGTTTTTAGAGAAGAAATTTATGCTACAATTTGTATTTTGGGAGGAATTGTCTTTTTTGGTTTAAGACGTTTAAATTTAGACGACGATATTTTATATTTAGTTACTTCCTTAATTATTATCATAATTCGATTAATGGCAGTAAAATATAAATGGCATTTAAAAGCATTTGACCATAAATAA
- a CDS encoding glycosyltransferase: MKVLLVGEYSHLHNSLKDGLKALGHEVFIIGLKDGFKNFPVDFPIQKKWDSGFLKKVKIAVFKFSGFDISSYLTFRQFLKFKRQCSGFDVVQLINENSFYCTSFYEKKIISYLLKNNQKLFLLSCGYDYLNVKYCFENPDFKSVIPLYLNHKIDRKSFGNVLKFKEEAFFKLHQFIHEKCRGIIASDLDYHLPLRGNEKYLGLIPNPINIEKLSFKPLQIMDKIVIFHGINNDNYLKKGNDYFEKALKIIEEKYASKVEVITVRSVPYSEYINLYNSCHIFLDMVYAYDQGYNALEAMAKGKVVFTGAETEFTKYYNLSENVCVNAIPDVNYLVKELSFLIENPEEIVAIGERARTFIEENHHYIKIAENYIQKWTEN, translated from the coding sequence ATGAAAGTTTTATTGGTAGGCGAATACAGCCATTTGCACAATTCTTTAAAAGATGGTCTTAAGGCTTTAGGGCATGAAGTTTTTATTATCGGTCTCAAAGACGGTTTTAAAAATTTTCCTGTTGATTTTCCTATTCAAAAAAAATGGGATTCTGGTTTTTTGAAAAAAGTAAAAATTGCCGTATTCAAATTTTCTGGTTTTGATATAAGTTCTTATTTGACTTTTCGCCAATTTCTAAAATTCAAAAGACAGTGCTCTGGTTTTGATGTTGTGCAGCTTATTAACGAAAATAGTTTTTATTGCACGTCTTTCTACGAAAAAAAAATCATTTCTTATTTATTAAAAAACAATCAAAAATTATTTTTACTGAGTTGCGGATATGATTATTTGAATGTGAAATATTGTTTTGAAAATCCTGATTTTAAATCTGTAATTCCGTTATATCTCAATCATAAAATTGATCGAAAATCTTTTGGAAATGTTCTGAAATTCAAAGAAGAAGCGTTTTTTAAGTTGCATCAATTTATTCACGAAAAATGTCGTGGCATAATTGCTTCAGATTTAGATTATCATCTTCCGCTTCGAGGCAATGAGAAATATTTAGGATTGATTCCGAATCCGATTAATATTGAAAAACTTTCCTTTAAACCGCTTCAAATTATGGATAAAATTGTCATTTTTCATGGAATTAACAATGATAATTATTTGAAAAAAGGAAATGATTATTTTGAAAAAGCTTTAAAAATAATTGAAGAAAAATACGCTTCAAAAGTGGAAGTTATTACAGTTCGAAGCGTTCCTTATTCTGAATATATTAATTTGTACAACAGTTGTCATATTTTTTTGGACATGGTTTATGCTTACGATCAAGGTTATAATGCGCTTGAAGCAATGGCGAAAGGAAAAGTCGTTTTTACTGGCGCTGAAACTGAATTTACAAAATACTATAATCTTTCAGAAAATGTCTGCGTAAACGCAATTCCAGATGTAAATTATTTGGTAAAAGAATTGTCTTTTTTAATAGAAAATCCAGAAGAAATTGTCGCAATTGGAGAGCGTGCGAGAACTTTTATTGAGGAAAATCACCATTATATTAAAATTGCAGAAAATTATATTCAGAAATGGACAGAAAATTAA
- a CDS encoding GNAT family N-acetyltransferase — protein sequence MYIIKKYHQDDYLIWNDFVAQSKNATFLFHRDFMEYHKDRFEDFSLLIFEEDKLRAILPANKKQKAVYSHQGLTYGGLVFLSKMKAEKVESILDAILLFLKENQIKTFFYKPVPSFYFLEGNKEMEFFLLKRGAVLEQKEMNLAVNLTAPLKISKSKMKHFRRIENLDLDIIEEQEFDPFWEKVLEPRLLEKHNTKPVHSKEEITLLQSKFPKNIKQYSAYRNDEIIAGITIFETKNVIKSQYGATSKTGEEFRALDFLFINLIHKYKRKGKHFFDMGIVNSDIQDYNSGLLKQKEELGCSVYNQDFYKIEIK from the coding sequence ATGTATATCATAAAAAAATACCATCAAGACGATTATTTAATCTGGAACGATTTTGTCGCCCAATCCAAAAATGCTACTTTTTTATTTCATCGCGATTTTATGGAATATCATAAAGATCGTTTTGAAGATTTTTCGCTTTTAATTTTTGAAGAAGACAAATTGAGAGCAATTCTTCCCGCAAATAAAAAACAAAAAGCCGTTTATTCTCATCAAGGTTTAACTTATGGAGGTTTGGTTTTTTTATCTAAAATGAAAGCAGAAAAAGTAGAATCAATTTTAGATGCAATTTTACTTTTTTTGAAAGAAAATCAAATTAAAACCTTTTTTTATAAGCCAGTTCCTAGTTTTTATTTTTTGGAAGGAAATAAAGAAATGGAATTTTTTCTGTTGAAAAGAGGAGCTGTTTTAGAACAAAAAGAAATGAATTTGGCAGTTAATTTAACTGCTCCTTTGAAAATTTCTAAAAGTAAAATGAAACATTTCAGACGAATTGAAAATCTAGATCTAGATATTATAGAAGAACAAGAATTTGATCCGTTTTGGGAAAAAGTTTTAGAACCCAGATTATTAGAAAAACACAACACAAAACCGGTTCATTCTAAAGAAGAAATCACGCTTTTACAATCGAAATTTCCAAAAAATATCAAACAATATTCAGCATACAGAAATGACGAAATTATTGCCGGAATCACGATTTTTGAAACTAAAAATGTCATTAAATCGCAATACGGCGCCACTTCAAAAACTGGAGAAGAATTTAGAGCTTTAGACTTTTTATTCATCAATTTGATTCATAAATACAAACGAAAAGGAAAACATTTTTTTGATATGGGAATCGTAAATTCTGATATTCAGGATTATAATTCTGGTTTATTAAAACAAAAAGAAGAATTGGGCTGTTCTGTTTACAATCAGGATTTTTATAAAATTGAAATAAAGTGA
- a CDS encoding DUF4129 domain-containing protein — translation MTRFLFILSFLFCFGVSMAQDSTAVYEEPPKVSGIKFSEKDIQIDASEIEAKHFDKNFKKKYTGSDFIYEYQTPEKNWWDLFKEWLAKLFANLFHFESAQTSLNFVVILFRIIAILVVIIVVYFIAKNISNQEGKWIFGKSDKKTIFYSDAEKNIHLLDFEKLIKESIQNGEKRAAIRYYYLWLLKVMAQHNYIEWDIEKTNSDYLYELQQTAHKEEFTYLSYLYNYIWYGEFEIDDIRFNSTENRFKQALKTFGNG, via the coding sequence ATGACAAGATTCTTATTTATTTTATCTTTTCTTTTTTGCTTTGGCGTTTCAATGGCTCAAGACAGTACTGCTGTATACGAAGAACCTCCAAAAGTATCTGGAATAAAATTTTCTGAAAAAGATATTCAAATTGATGCTTCAGAAATAGAAGCCAAACATTTTGATAAAAATTTTAAGAAAAAATATACTGGTTCGGATTTTATTTATGAATATCAAACTCCAGAAAAAAACTGGTGGGATCTTTTTAAAGAATGGCTGGCAAAATTATTTGCAAACCTTTTTCATTTTGAAAGTGCACAGACTTCATTAAATTTTGTTGTGATTTTATTCCGAATCATAGCCATTTTAGTGGTTATTATTGTTGTTTATTTTATTGCTAAAAACATATCCAATCAAGAAGGAAAATGGATTTTTGGGAAATCGGATAAGAAGACCATATTTTATTCTGATGCCGAAAAAAACATTCATCTTTTAGATTTCGAAAAGCTAATTAAAGAAAGTATTCAGAACGGCGAAAAAAGAGCTGCCATTCGTTACTATTATCTTTGGCTTTTAAAAGTTATGGCCCAACATAACTATATAGAATGGGATATCGAAAAAACAAATTCTGATTATTTGTACGAATTACAGCAAACAGCTCATAAAGAAGAGTTTACTTATCTCTCCTATTTATACAATTACATCTGGTACGGCGAATTTGAAATTGACGATATTAGATTCAATAGCACAGAAAACAGATTCAAACAAGCTTTAAAAACCTTTGGCAATGGATAG
- a CDS encoding O-antigen translocase — MNFYRKIIQTSLFKITSLNSFSVVLKIGIGLITSKILAIFVGPSGMALVGNLRNFLTSLENISTLGFQNGIVKYAAENEKNKDELQKIISTVFISLLFIGVLLSGILFFTASFWNEKIFGDNTEYLLIFKVLAFVLPTYGLSVFLIAAINGLGKFQKVIWINIIGNIIGLITSVFLILQFETTGALLAIIIAPSLLFFLTFYLVQKEIQFLQLIKFNSFDFKIVKNLSSYSLMALVSSVLGPFIFLAIRNHIIQDLGIEKAGYWETMTRISSYYLLFVSTILSVYFLPRLSKSQNNLETKIVFWQYYKFILPVFVLGLTVLYFVRFFVVQLLFTKEFLPVTDLFFWQLLGDIFKVCALILGFQFFAKKMTSAFIISELFSLSVLYFASLYCIKLFQIEGVVMAYAFQNFVYLTVLAIYFKKSLF, encoded by the coding sequence TTGAATTTCTACAGAAAAATAATTCAAACGAGTTTGTTTAAGATTACTTCTTTAAACAGTTTTAGTGTCGTTTTAAAGATCGGTATCGGATTAATTACGTCAAAAATATTAGCCATTTTCGTTGGTCCAAGCGGAATGGCTTTGGTTGGAAATCTTCGTAATTTTTTGACTTCATTAGAAAATATTTCGACTTTAGGTTTTCAAAACGGAATTGTAAAATATGCTGCCGAAAACGAAAAAAATAAAGATGAACTTCAAAAAATAATTTCCACCGTTTTTATCAGTTTGCTTTTTATCGGAGTACTTTTAAGCGGAATTTTGTTTTTTACCGCTTCGTTTTGGAACGAAAAAATCTTTGGAGACAATACCGAATATTTACTGATTTTTAAAGTTTTAGCATTTGTTTTACCAACTTATGGACTTTCTGTTTTTTTAATCGCAGCAATTAATGGTTTAGGAAAATTTCAAAAAGTAATTTGGATCAATATTATTGGAAATATAATAGGATTAATAACTTCCGTTTTTCTGATTTTACAATTCGAAACAACAGGTGCTTTATTGGCGATTATAATTGCGCCGAGTTTATTGTTTTTTTTGACTTTTTATTTAGTTCAGAAAGAAATTCAATTTCTTCAACTGATAAAATTCAATTCATTTGATTTTAAAATTGTAAAAAATCTTTCTTCTTATTCCTTAATGGCATTGGTTTCATCGGTTTTAGGACCTTTTATCTTTCTCGCAATCCGAAACCATATTATTCAGGATTTAGGAATCGAAAAAGCAGGATATTGGGAAACCATGACGCGAATTTCGTCTTATTATTTACTATTTGTAAGTACTATTTTAAGCGTTTATTTTTTGCCAAGATTATCTAAATCTCAGAATAATTTAGAAACCAAAATTGTTTTTTGGCAGTATTATAAATTTATTCTTCCCGTTTTTGTTTTAGGTTTAACGGTACTATATTTTGTTAGGTTTTTTGTAGTTCAGTTACTTTTTACAAAAGAATTTTTACCAGTAACCGATTTGTTTTTCTGGCAACTTTTAGGAGATATTTTTAAAGTTTGCGCACTGATTTTAGGTTTTCAGTTCTTTGCCAAAAAAATGACTTCAGCATTTATCATTTCCGAATTGTTTTCGCTTTCAGTTTTATATTTTGCAAGTTTATATTGTATAAAACTATTTCAGATTGAAGGCGTTGTAATGGCATATGCGTTTCAGAATTTTGTTTATTTGACAGTTTTGGCGATTTATTTTAAAAAGAGTTTATTTTAA
- a CDS encoding DUF4350 domain-containing protein: protein MDRNIKIYIAFLVLLFGFILLIDKGQPKPIDWTPTYSVNDKIPFGLYVFDQEANRFFKNQKIKRISTETAYEYLDSEYDDSKDVENYKVKGNFINISEVNNIDDRSMIEIIYFVSHGNNAFLSMKEFPSLLLDSLKVRTQADFPPADSVVTWLANKKLSNKKYTLNSGLNDYFSKIDTLNTTVLGYQNNKKNKQINFIEVPYKNGYFYLHTQPVAFTNYTLLKKDHYKYAENVLSYFSKGDVFWYNKEPKDERISGSPLRYIMSQPPLKSAWFLGLLGILIFMIFNAKRKQRVVPIIKPLENLTVDFTKTIGNLYYQEGDHTNLIDKKIIYFLEKIRTDFLIDTTKLNDDFIKKLHYKTGKDEKDIEELVSLINNHRNSYHGSLEEDLLRINTAIEKILH from the coding sequence ATGGATAGAAATATTAAAATATACATTGCGTTTTTGGTTTTGCTTTTTGGTTTTATTCTGTTGATAGATAAAGGACAGCCAAAACCAATCGATTGGACTCCGACTTATTCTGTAAACGACAAAATTCCGTTTGGCCTTTATGTTTTTGATCAAGAAGCAAATCGCTTTTTTAAGAATCAAAAAATTAAAAGAATTTCTACCGAAACGGCATACGAATACTTGGATTCTGAATACGATGATTCGAAAGATGTAGAAAATTATAAAGTGAAAGGTAATTTCATCAATATTTCTGAAGTGAATAATATTGATGATCGATCGATGATAGAGATTATATATTTTGTTTCGCACGGAAATAATGCTTTTTTGAGCATGAAAGAATTTCCTAGCTTGTTGCTGGATTCTTTAAAAGTTCGGACACAAGCCGATTTTCCTCCCGCAGATAGCGTTGTAACCTGGTTGGCAAACAAAAAATTAAGCAATAAAAAATATACTTTAAACTCTGGCTTAAATGATTATTTTTCTAAAATTGATACTTTAAATACAACTGTTTTAGGATATCAAAACAATAAAAAAAATAAACAGATTAATTTTATTGAGGTTCCTTATAAAAACGGATATTTTTATTTGCACACACAACCTGTGGCTTTTACCAATTACACTTTGCTGAAAAAAGACCATTATAAGTATGCTGAAAATGTATTGTCTTATTTTTCAAAAGGAGATGTTTTTTGGTACAATAAAGAACCTAAAGATGAACGAATTTCAGGTTCTCCACTTCGTTATATTATGAGTCAGCCGCCTCTAAAATCGGCTTGGTTTTTAGGTTTGCTTGGTATTTTAATTTTTATGATTTTTAATGCGAAACGAAAACAGCGTGTCGTTCCGATAATTAAACCATTAGAAAATTTAACTGTTGATTTTACCAAAACGATCGGAAATTTATATTATCAAGAAGGTGATCACACCAATTTAATTGACAAAAAAATCATTTATTTCTTAGAGAAAATAAGAACTGACTTTTTAATAGATACAACAAAACTGAATGATGATTTTATAAAAAAATTACATTACAAAACCGGAAAAGACGAAAAAGATATTGAAGAACTTGTTTCTTTAATTAACAATCATAGAAATAGTTATCACGGAAGTCTTGAAGAAGATTTACTGCGAATAAACACCGCAATTGAAAAGATTTTGCACTAA
- a CDS encoding DegT/DnrJ/EryC1/StrS family aminotransferase, which produces MIPFLDLKKINEPYETAFQEKLKTVLHNGWYILGNEVETFEKSFAKYCDKKYCIGVGNGFDALVLIFKGYIELGILQKGDEVIVPANTYIASILAILQTDLVPILVEPRLETYNINPDLIQEKITSKTKAILAVHLYGQLAEMEKINQIAQKNNLVVIEDCAQSHGAENNLKSTIYNLQSASAYSFYPGKNLGCLGDGGAVTTNDEELAKVLFSLRNYGSAKKYRNDYIGVNSRLDELQAGFLNLKLPNLNADNENRRNVAKRYLSEIKNDKIILPFWDFSNNHVFHLFVIRTENRQNLQEYLTENNIQTVIHYPIPPHKQKALSEWNNLSFPVTEKIHNEVLSLPISPILTDEEIDFIIEILNQY; this is translated from the coding sequence GTGATACCATTTTTAGACCTAAAAAAAATCAACGAACCGTATGAAACTGCTTTTCAGGAAAAACTGAAAACGGTTTTGCATAACGGCTGGTATATTTTAGGAAACGAAGTGGAAACATTCGAAAAATCTTTCGCCAAATATTGCGACAAAAAATATTGTATCGGAGTAGGAAATGGTTTTGATGCTTTGGTTTTAATTTTTAAAGGTTATATAGAACTCGGAATATTGCAAAAAGGAGACGAAGTAATTGTTCCAGCAAACACATATATCGCAAGTATTTTAGCCATTTTGCAAACCGATTTAGTTCCGATTTTGGTTGAACCGAGATTAGAAACCTACAATATAAATCCAGATTTAATTCAGGAAAAAATCACCTCAAAAACCAAAGCCATTTTAGCCGTTCATTTATACGGACAATTGGCAGAAATGGAAAAAATAAATCAAATTGCACAAAAAAATAATTTAGTTGTAATTGAAGATTGCGCACAATCACACGGTGCAGAAAATAATCTAAAATCTACAATCTATAATCTACAATCAGCGTCTGCTTACAGTTTTTATCCAGGTAAAAACTTAGGCTGTTTAGGCGACGGCGGCGCAGTTACAACAAATGATGAAGAACTTGCAAAAGTGCTTTTTTCGCTTCGAAATTATGGTTCCGCGAAAAAATATCGCAACGATTATATTGGCGTAAATTCGAGATTAGACGAATTGCAAGCAGGATTTTTAAACTTAAAATTACCAAATTTAAATGCCGATAATGAAAACCGAAGAAATGTAGCCAAACGTTATTTATCAGAAATTAAAAATGATAAAATAATATTGCCTTTTTGGGATTTTTCAAATAATCATGTTTTTCATTTATTTGTTATTCGAACAGAAAACCGTCAAAATTTACAAGAATATTTAACCGAAAACAATATTCAAACTGTAATTCATTATCCAATTCCGCCACACAAACAAAAAGCTTTATCTGAGTGGAATAATTTGTCTTTTCCTGTTACCGAAAAGATTCATAATGAAGTTTTGAGTTTGCCCATAAGTCCGATTTTAACTGACGAAGAAATTGATTTTATTATCGAAATTTTAAATCAATATTAA
- a CDS encoding RDD family protein codes for MSELSINTTQNVKINFIAATVGERLGAFFIDLFIMISYATALSIILFSWLKLDKLMTDLDGWSRGAIFIILYSPLIVYSLALESIFEGQSLGKRVVKIKVVKIDGYQAGFGDYLVRWFFRVIDFFSFFGLPGIIAVITSKNAQRLGDMAAGTAVITLKNKINISHTILEEIDDAYVPTYPLVIKLSDNDMRIIKETFQKAEAKNDHEIIYKLVAKIEAVTGIKNQSGNNSDFIRVILKDYNFYTQHM; via the coding sequence ATGTCAGAATTATCTATTAATACGACACAAAATGTTAAAATAAATTTTATTGCCGCTACAGTAGGCGAGCGATTAGGGGCATTCTTTATCGATTTGTTCATTATGATCTCTTATGCCACGGCGCTTTCGATAATTCTTTTCAGTTGGTTAAAACTTGATAAATTGATGACTGATTTAGACGGATGGTCTAGAGGAGCTATTTTTATCATTTTGTATTCGCCACTAATTGTTTATTCTTTAGCTCTCGAAAGTATTTTTGAAGGACAATCGCTAGGAAAAAGAGTTGTTAAAATTAAAGTGGTCAAAATTGATGGTTATCAGGCAGGTTTTGGTGATTATCTGGTGCGTTGGTTTTTTAGAGTAATCGACTTTTTTAGCTTTTTTGGTCTTCCAGGAATAATCGCAGTAATTACCAGTAAAAATGCGCAGCGTTTAGGCGATATGGCGGCGGGAACGGCGGTAATAACATTAAAAAATAAAATCAATATCAGTCATACAATTTTAGAAGAAATAGACGATGCTTATGTGCCGACTTATCCTTTGGTAATCAAGCTTTCTGATAATGATATGCGTATTATCAAAGAAACTTTTCAAAAAGCTGAAGCTAAAAACGATCATGAAATTATTTATAAATTGGTAGCAAAAATTGAAGCAGTAACCGGAATTAAAAACCAATCTGGAAACAATAGCGATTTTATTCGGGTTATTTTAAAAGATTACAATTTCTATACACAACATATGTAA
- a CDS encoding glycosyltransferase — MNKKKVAIVSNSLGKGGAERFAALLTFMLENTGFEVHSILVNNVVDYSYTGTLFNLEKESSNSFSLFRKIKKGILLRRYLLENNIDFIIDSRSRNVLIRELITRFIYRNSKIYYIVHSYNFKNYFPDSKFWARAIYKNAGALVCVSKAIEEKVNQFLELKNTTTIYNPFFIPETEVKNAILETQKVILFFGRFDEKVKNFSLLLEAFSQSEIFSKGYKLHLLGEGNDLNFIKQKIKSLNLKNYVEIFPFKNNPYKEVREAKFTILTSNYEGFPLSIVESLALGTPVIAVDCNSGPREIIQNEFNGLLVENHNPKALAEAISRFGDDDELYDFCKKNASKSVVHLTLNTISEQWKNLLNKPK; from the coding sequence ATGAATAAAAAGAAAGTTGCTATTGTTTCAAATTCTTTAGGAAAAGGTGGAGCAGAACGTTTTGCAGCTTTGCTGACTTTTATGTTAGAAAATACTGGTTTTGAAGTTCATTCAATTTTAGTAAATAATGTTGTAGATTATTCATACACTGGAACTTTGTTTAATTTAGAAAAAGAAAGTTCTAATTCATTTTCTTTATTTAGAAAAATCAAAAAAGGCATTTTGTTACGTCGATATTTATTAGAAAATAATATAGATTTTATAATCGACAGCAGATCAAGAAATGTTTTGATAAGAGAATTAATCACAAGATTTATTTATCGAAATTCGAAAATCTATTATATAGTTCACAGTTATAATTTTAAGAATTATTTTCCCGATTCGAAATTCTGGGCAAGAGCGATTTACAAAAATGCTGGAGCTTTAGTTTGTGTATCAAAAGCGATTGAAGAAAAAGTAAATCAGTTTTTAGAATTAAAGAATACAACAACAATTTATAATCCTTTTTTTATTCCAGAAACAGAAGTTAAAAATGCTATTCTAGAAACCCAAAAAGTGATTTTGTTTTTTGGAAGATTTGATGAAAAGGTAAAAAACTTCAGCTTGTTATTAGAAGCTTTTTCGCAATCTGAAATTTTTTCGAAAGGATACAAACTTCATTTGCTGGGCGAAGGAAATGATCTGAACTTCATTAAACAAAAAATAAAAAGTTTAAATCTTAAGAATTACGTCGAAATTTTCCCGTTTAAAAACAATCCTTATAAAGAAGTTCGGGAAGCTAAATTTACCATTTTGACCAGTAATTACGAAGGTTTTCCTTTGTCAATTGTAGAATCATTAGCTTTAGGAACTCCCGTAATTGCTGTTGATTGCAATTCTGGACCAAGAGAAATAATTCAAAATGAATTTAACGGATTGTTGGTTGAAAATCATAATCCAAAAGCTTTGGCAGAAGCAATAAGTAGATTTGGAGATGATGATGAATTATATGATTTTTGTAAAAAGAATGCTTCAAAAAGTGTTGTACATTTGACTTTAAATACAATTTCAGAACAATGGAAAAATCTTCTCAACAAGCCAAAATGA
- a CDS encoding PH domain-containing protein produces the protein MEKFKSKIDLWLAFLLIVIFGFALIQFAYEKKWIGLSFIFCVISFIIHMFTTTFYTIERDKLRIKCGFLIDFTIEIKNVKKISETFNVLSSPALSLDRLEILYGKYDTVLISPKDKKRFIEELKRINPEIEIVLKK, from the coding sequence ATGGAAAAATTCAAATCTAAAATTGACCTCTGGTTGGCATTTCTATTAATTGTAATTTTTGGTTTTGCACTGATTCAATTTGCTTATGAAAAAAAATGGATAGGTCTTTCTTTTATTTTTTGTGTGATTAGTTTCATTATCCATATGTTTACTACTACTTTTTATACAATAGAAAGAGACAAACTAAGAATAAAATGTGGTTTTCTTATTGATTTCACGATTGAAATTAAAAATGTAAAAAAAATTTCCGAAACTTTCAATGTTTTGAGTTCACCAGCACTATCATTAGACAGACTAGAAATTCTTTATGGAAAATATGATACAGTTTTGATTTCTCCAAAAGACAAAAAAAGATTTATAGAAGAACTAAAAAGAATAAATCCTGAAATAGAAATAGTACTAAAAAAATAG